In one Sphingobium sp. MI1205 genomic region, the following are encoded:
- a CDS encoding phosphatase PAP2 family protein, with protein MGARFISDRRTWRRGAGVFILALLCVLTIALLQRFGVLDGLNIGAMAAAGEARAINPAITSLMLAASWIGDTVGRIAVIIAAIALLLWRGRRSGAQWLALVMAGGTLLNLGLKQIFAAPRPDLLPHLDIVHSYSFPSGHAAGNMMLFGALAMLAGRRGDYLLAFMAIALIGVSRVWLGVHWPSDVLAGWIEGLGWLFLCRYWLPVGRGQQQRIP; from the coding sequence TGATCGCCGGACATGGCGAAGGGGCGCGGGGGTTTTCATCCTCGCGCTCCTTTGTGTTCTCACGATTGCCTTGCTTCAACGGTTCGGAGTTCTGGACGGTTTGAACATCGGCGCGATGGCGGCGGCCGGGGAGGCGCGGGCGATAAACCCCGCCATCACCTCGCTCATGCTGGCTGCTTCGTGGATCGGCGATACCGTCGGCCGTATAGCCGTCATTATAGCGGCTATCGCGCTTCTTCTATGGCGGGGCCGGCGTTCCGGCGCCCAATGGCTCGCACTGGTCATGGCGGGCGGGACACTGCTGAACCTTGGCCTCAAGCAGATATTCGCCGCCCCGCGCCCAGACCTGCTGCCCCATCTCGACATCGTCCACAGCTATAGTTTCCCCAGCGGTCATGCAGCGGGCAACATGATGCTGTTTGGCGCTCTGGCCATGCTGGCCGGTCGGCGGGGCGACTATCTGCTCGCTTTTATGGCCATCGCGCTGATCGGCGTCAGCCGAGTCTGGCTTGGCGTGCATTGGCCCAGCGACGTGCTGGCCGGTTGGATCGAAGGACTGGGCTGGCTGTTCCTCTGCCGCTACTGGCTACCAGTGGGGCGAGGGCAGCAGCAGCGCATCCCGTAA